From the Diospyros lotus cultivar Yz01 chromosome 13, ASM1463336v1, whole genome shotgun sequence genome, one window contains:
- the LOC127788805 gene encoding mitochondrial fission protein ELM1-like isoform X8 — MNQIPILWTCTLHQSSEFLFSSTCWLMTVLSYLFFFCNQTIVCISSIRDGPVLVVASGRDTISVASSIRQLAPECVFVIQIQHPRSGLNRFDLVITPCHDYFPLTPQGQEQIPWLLRRWITPRELPERHVVLTVGALHQADSSALQVAASAWHDELATLPRPLLVVNIGGPTSHCQYGADLAKQLIVGLENVLWSCGSLRISFSRRTPTKVSDIILEEFGNHPKVYIWDGKDPNPHMGHLAWADAFIITADSVSMLSEACSTGKPVYVIGSERCTWKFADFHSSLRELGMVRPFMGKEDISENWSYPPLDDTAKAATQVVEALSERGWRLQP; from the exons ATGAATCAGATACCTATATTATGGACATGTACTTTACATCAATCTTCTGAATTTTTGTTCTCCAGCACTTGCTGGTTAATGACAGTCCTttcatatctattttttttttgtaatcagACAATTGTTTGTATTTCTTCAATTAGGGATGGCCCAGTATTGGTGGTTGCATCTGGCCGGGATACAATATCTGTTGCAAGTTCCATAAGACAGTTAGCCCCAGAATGTGTTTTTGTTATTCAG ATACAGCATCCCAGGTCAGGGCTGAATAGATTTGATCTGGTGATTACTCCTTGTCATGATTATTTTCCATTGACTCCCCAAGGACAAGAACAGATTCCTTGGTTACTTCGAAGGTGGATAACTCCTCGTGAACTTCCTGAAAGACATGTA GTCCTTACTGTGGGAGCTCTTCATCAGGCTGATTCTTCTGCACTTCAGGTTGCTGCTTCTGCCTGGCATGATGAGTTGGCCACTCTTCCAAGGCCCTTGCTTGTTGTTAACATTGGAGGCCCTACAA GCCATTGTCAATATGGTGCAGACCTTGCTAAGCAATTGATAGTTGGTTTGGAGAACGTTCTTTGGAGTTGTGGAAGCCTTAGAATATCGTTCTCCAGAAGAACTCCAACGAAG GTGTCTGATATCATCCTGGAGGAATTTGGGAATCATCCTAAAGTTTACATTTGGGATGGCAAAG ATCCAAATCCTCACATGGGCCACCTTGCTTGGGCCGATGCTTTCATCATCACAGCTGATTCAGTTAGTATGCTTAGTGAGGCTTGCAGTACTGG TAAGCCTGTTTATGTTATTGGCTCTGAGAGATGTACATGGAAGTTTGCAGACTTCCACAGTTCTTTGCGGGAACTAGGAATGGTGCGACCCTTCATGGGTAAAGAAGAT